AGCATTTTCAACCTTTTCTAGTATCTCATCAATATCCATCATTGTTGTATCATCTCTAAAAATTAATTGCTTTAACTCAATAtacttttatatataaaatattatacTTTTCATCATTATCCTTTGAGATCATTCCACTAAATATCTGAGTAAGTGTTGTACTACTAGTACCACTTAGATTACgttttaaatgaatttttttcctctGTGTATGAATCGTATTTTTAGTTCTTTTAGAAATATCAACTTCAGGAGTTGCTCCAATCACAGAAGAATCAAAcatatcatcatcatcagaTGCATTCACAATCACTTTACTGGACAGATTTTTTTTGCCAGAAGTAAAcatgtcattattttttaatgGAAATACACCCGAAATATTTGATGCACATAAaggttttctcattttcttgaaattagCCTTTCTGTGTCTATCAAACGTAGGACTCTTCAACAATATTTTAGTATTCTTGCTGATATTACTGCTAgaatttttgaaacatttttctgGAGAACTTGGAACTGAAATTATATCATCCTCAACTTGTTCTTTTTTGACATCTTTACAATGTTTAGCTTCTAGGGATTGCTTATATGTTTGCAATTCATTTCCTAAAGCAATCTCtacttctgaaaaaacaagtcagcctaaaaaattttctttgaaaaattaATCACATACTTTGAAATTCCTTCTTAATCGTAATATAGAGCATTGTAATTGCTCTGAGTGGTTGAGATTCCTCCTTGAGGTTCTCAAAGTTCTTCTCGTCGAATAACTGTATCCAGTCATTCAGTAAACTACCCATTTTAGGAGAATATCGAAATAAACTATgacaaatgaatgaataaaataataaagcaatgaaactaaaaattaacgTTTTCCATTCCTTCTAGAAGACTTCTATTCCTTCTCTAtagattatttttattatcagttTGACATCAAAGATtttagagttaggttaggttacctAACCTAACATTTTGTTTGACATTGACCTTAGACCTAAATATTTTTAAGTCTACTGTCATTGGATCTTCGACATAGAACAACAACATCAAAACTTTTATTTCTATGATCGAAGATTAATCTTCACTGACA
Above is a window of Coccinella septempunctata chromosome 5, icCocSept1.1, whole genome shotgun sequence DNA encoding:
- the LOC123313813 gene encoding uncharacterized protein LOC123313813 → MGSLLNDWIQLFDEKNFENLKEESQPLRAITMLYITIKKEFQKVEIALGNELQTYKQSLEAKHCKDVKKEQVEDDIISVPSSPEKCFKNSSSNISKNTKILLKSPTFDRHRKANFKKMRKPLCASNISGVFPLKNNDMFTSGKKNLSSKVIVNASDDDDMFDSSVIGATPEVDISKRTKNTIHTQRKKIHLKRNLSGTSSTTLTQIFSGMISKDNDEKDDTTMMDIDEILEKVENAENIDESVNKFKNISASKNLKVHDSFVEDYDKIPEPKAEPSNPFVYKETVRGNEKKKLKGWSCKDCEHFYKGMNLSDKELEKKMNECSKHKSKFKPDEDTIPGYWDLSIPSTPEDEKSTPPDSPQGSQNLNESTIFCFYKK